The stretch of DNA GGACACAGCAAATTCAGAGCAAACAACAAATCCCTCAGGACTGCTCAAGTGAGAGCCTCTTAGTCCCTCACTCCACTATCCTTTTATAACGGTGCCCAGCTTCTCACCTGCAAATAAGGCAGGATGGCTGCTCACCCAAAATCAGAGGGGTGGTGTGAAGACACATTAGGTGAGAAACTGCCTCCAGAGCCCTGCCACACAGGAAATCATATATTTAGGATATATAGCTCCAATGCAAACACACTCTGATATGAGGATGCAAATGAAGGcagccattaaaaaaacaaaaaaacaaaaaacaactctTGGTTAAATCAGAATTATCTTTCAGCCGCAGGAATCCAGTGCACATGTACCTGTGACCTTGCTTCCATTAAAGAGcccctggaaatgcagctgcacCTCCTGTCCATGTCAGTGAAATGCCTCTTGTGGACTTCACTGTCCTCAGATCTGTCTTGCACAAGACAGCAAGCAGTGTGTGGTAGTGGCATGGGGGAAATGGCTGAACGTGTAAAACAATTAGCTTTAAAAATGTACCATTCCGGCTATTGTTtcagtgtcctgtccctggggatcCTCAGCATTACTGTATTATTGGTGATGCTAAATGGGGTTTTCAACAAAGCTGGGCTGAAGGCTCATGAATGCCAAAACAGCATTTCAACCCATTAAACTTCACAGACGAAacaatttcttctaaaaataatcATCAGCTCTTCCcaccagaaaaaataaaagtctggCCAATTCCTACTGTGCCAAGTTTTCAGGCAGGCCTGATTTTTATGGCTGAGCTTATTAagctctgaagaaaagcaggttAATAATGGAAACAAGCAACAGAGCCGAGTTGTAGGTGAAGAGAAGCCACCCTTCACaacagagctgccaggagctgctggcaaaCCCATTCCACCTTGCTAATCCTCAATTTTCCCGTTCAGACCAAAAGATGTCTTAGCTCCTGCTAACATCCTTGCCATTATGTTGATGCAAATACAGTCACGAGGCAATTACCAGCCCAGCCAAGGGCCAGCCATTGTGGGGCTGACAATAGCTTGTCAGAGGAGAAACAAATACCCTCAACCTTCTCCAAGATTTTAAGTCTCATTAGTATAAATCAGTAACCCAATTAATGAGGGGTTTAGCATATTGATTTGCATCGGATTACAGGAATTAATGACACACGTGGGGGGAGACAGTGTGGCAGGACACTGGGGAGATGAGCAGCTATGTAGGGGATTTTTATTGCTGCAGAACACAAATGAGGGGCACAGGCACCCCAAATTTTGAGACAGGGATGAAGCTGCTCCCACTCAGCTCCTGTGAAACCATCAGGGAGACAGACATTACCTGGCTGTTAAAATGAATCATAGACTCGTTAAGATTGGGAAAGAATATTAAGTCCAACCCTTTACCTAGGAATGCCaggtccaccactaaaccatgtcaaTGACTAACAAGTGGAGCAGAGTTGTtgatgcttttaaaatcaaaactgttTTGGCAGTTGCAGCAATCTCTGGCTGGTGTTGAGTGGAAATGGCTTGCAAGGGAGACCACCAAGGTCCATGGGTGAGACACACtccactctgctcctgctgggacacagggaatgcaTGAGGGGAACCACCACAAAGAGCAAAGGTTTGGGAAAaaggagccagggcagcaagGAACCACAGGGCCAAATCTCAGTGAGCAGGCCAAAACCCGAAAGGATCTCCTTTTTGTCAAGGCAGAGCAGGTCCAGGGAGGAAAAACACCCCCAGCAGTTACCCAGccaacagcacagggacagcaacCAGAGAAGGCAACACCACATCAGGATGTGCCATCAGCATCCCCCCAGAACCTTCTGGGTTCAGCAAAAGCCTCTTtgccacagctgcctgctcctcctgcacccagctgtgtccccagctgtgtccccagctgcgCCAGGCTGTCCAGCCCCTGGTATCATGAAAAGGACAGCTCTCCAGAGAAGAGGGACAAAGGACCGGCCGTGCCCAGGATGCCTTCCCTTCCTCCCGGGGCAGGCAGCCCCTCCTTGCTCCAGCAGTTATAAAAGGGCTCTCGATCCATCTAATCCATTAGAtacaaattacagcaatttGAGCACACTTAACCTAGAATTACAGCAAGCCCATAAAGAGCTGTGTCTTCCCAGGCAATTTACACTGCTACAAGCGATCAAACAAACCACAGCAGAGGATTAAGcaacaagaaaagcaaaccaaacccagaaaaCCTGATTCCTGAAACAGCATTATCAAGAAATGAAACTATTACTATGGTTAGTTCACACTCAGGTGGTCCTAAAACCACCACTATTGCATCATCTCTAACCAATCTGTGTTCTCCAGATATCTTAAACCATTAAATCCATGCAATTTGGAAGATGCCATGAAGCACAGCACACTTCACCATTTGGAATCAGGATTGCAGTGTTTCTGCATCAATTTTCACCTCCTTCTACACATTTTTATAcgtatttttaaattaccacCATTCATAGAGAACATTCTGAGgtagagaagcagcagagatcaGGCAatcctcctgccagcctggccagaACTGCAATGCTGGCTTACAAACCATTGCAGGTAGGTGTCCCCTGGCCATCACATCTGGCAGGGACACGGCAGTTATCCCAGCTGTGCttacatggaaaaagaaagccATCAGCATtaagaaaaccccaaaagctCAAGTAACTTCCCTCCAATAAACAGATGGATTTACCTAGGCTCcaatttcctgcagcagcaatgcCCACCAGCTTACACACACCCCGCAATCCTTGGTTCTCAGGGcccccaggatgctccaggcttgtctgtgctggcaggatCTGGGTGTCTGCCACTCCAGGGTGTGGAGATGTGCCAGTGGCATGGGCTTTCCCAGGGACAAGAGAAAATGCCATGGTTTTGTGCTGGCAAGTGAAGGGCACAAGCAGCAGCTGTCACTGATCTGGTTACGGCTCTCACCCATGGGGGACACTGCTACATTAGCCCAGTGGGCTGCACGAAGGAGGGAAGAGGGTGACTGTGAGAAAGGTGACAAAAGGGCTGGTAGTTACTGTAGGACACATGAATAGTAAAGGCATCCAACAGATAGAAGGGATTTTTATGTGCCATGCTCTGAGATACCCAACACCAATGTGATGATGAGGAAGGAGCCAGGACCAAACCAGAGGGCTGCCTTGGTCCAGCCAGGCATCTATCAAAGCCATTATGGGATGGTGATGGAATAGCACAATCTCGTATAAGAAATGACCACTGTTCTGAGAGGTTGCACCCTCCAGAACTAATACATCACCTTGCCTGTGAGGACAAACCCAGGTAGGCTGAGCCaggaggagaagagcaggaCCCTGCCCTGGAGTGTGGTAAGACTCCTCTTGTTGCTCTGGCCATTTGTCCTGACTTGGGGGGCACCaacacaacaaaaatgaaatgagaCACTCTGATCACAGTCCCATTACAtgctctccttttccccctccacGTGTCACCTGTGAAGCCATTTCAGGACAGGCACTGAGCTGTTAAAACAGGTCCTATTAAGAGCTGGATCTTTTCATTCCAGTGCTTTGGGAGACAGCACCTCCCATGCTGCCAAGGACAcctttctgcttcattttgcaTTTGAGTGCACTTACCAGCTCCATTAactttaataattaattttatatatgggaatttttctttaaatcatgCTCATAACGGCACTGGTTATGtggaaaaaataacccaaaaaacaTCTGAAAGGAGCACATGCCTTCCCTGAAGTGAGCAGCATGTCTCATCCCTACCCGTATGGTTTAGTTTACAAGCTCATGTCAGAGAGCCAActtcacacacaaacacaaaataaaagcaggaacaCAACTTTTGATCGTCCTACATTGATGTTTACTCTTgtttcctgcagccccaggtgacaAATTCGTGCTTTATACACTGGAAGTCTCTTGTGCTATTTACGACGTCAACTGGACAGACTTAAAACTGTCGGGAGGTCTTTGCATCGGTGGCTTGTACCAAACTGAGGAATAATAATTAGTGAGCAATTAGCTGTAAAACGATAAATATAAATTCAGAAGTGTTTTTGCTTTCTGAGCAGAAGTGCTCAAAACCAGGAGAATTGACAAGCAGCTTTCTTACATATGAACACTTACATCAAGAAGGGAAACGTTGGAGCAGGCAGCCGCTCAGAACATAAGGGCTTTTGTTCCACCAATCTCAGAGCTCtgaagaagttttattttttttattctttttttcttcatttaactCTGCTGGCCTGCCAGCTGGGTATGAGCCAGAAGGGTTATCCAGTCAGACCTTACCGCGATGTATTTACAATGGTAGTGCATCTAAGGTTTGTTTATTTCGGGATTAAAATTCAAATGGCTAGAaccatttaaataattaaagggCAATCAGAAAATGCCATGAAACCAAACAAATCAGGAAAAGTCATGGAAACCATCAGCAATatttaattcagaaattctCTTTGTTAGGGAActttgctgaaagaaaacagctggATGTAGTTCAACCctctaaattaaaaacaatctAACAAGGTCTATAGGGATAACTCTTTCAGCTACATATTGGAGACCAGATTCACTTCTACCAAGTAAATGCAATAGCACTCAAAGCTAGAAAGGAAATTCCTCAGAACTGAGGTAGTTTCTAAGTATCAGCACATTTTCCAATTCCTCGCAAGGCAACTTAGCTATTTACaatccattttttcccacacataaatttagaattttttcaattttatggttccatgatttattttctagagaaaaataatctaGCCAGAATATCCCTAACTCTACTAACATCATGTTTTAATAAATAACTGGCTACTTCTAGTAAAATTAAGCCTCCAGGATTATTTATACCAGCCAAGAATACTGTCTTTATAGCTTTGCAAAAATTTGGTGTGAAAATAAAGTTGAGTATAATGCTGACCCTGAGCTAACAAGTAATTAATGCttcaatataaaaatagaaacttATCCTTTATGATACAAGGGTGGAATAGAGCAAACCTTTTCTCTCTGGATTGCTCTCCTGGCCAGATCCAGGCATCCAGCCAGACCTAAAGGCTGCCCAAAGCAGGAAGAGACGTGCAGAGTAATTCTGAATCTTTCCAAAGACATTGCTTTTGCTAAactctaaaaaattatttcatctcttttcttaaaaatatacatttcttttattcatGAGTTGCTGTTCACCACAACATTGTTCCAACTCCAATAGCACAGGTAGAGAGAGGATGGTGTCCCAGGTAGTGCTGAAAAGCTCCAGGTGCTGGGCACCAGCTCCCAGGAAACCAAACACACCCAAGATGAGGCATcttcagccctgccagctcctgcttccaTGTACCTGCAACAGTGCCTGCTCCTTCTCTTTTGCCCCCatcagagaggaaataaaactcttgcaaaaacaaaccaaacccttcCCCACCTGCCCTCCCACAGCATTCCTTAAAACCAGAACCGAAACGGTTAAAAATTCAATCCAGCATTCACCTAACAAACGTGCAGACAAGACACACGTTGGCATTTGGATCTGTGAGACGACAAGCTGTTTCCAACTGAACAAGTTTAATGCCTCATTCCCATGGGGGATGCACGTTGGGAACTGACCCACAGGAGTTACAGCCAATTGCAAGGATCCCGGGGAACAAAGGACAACTCTTCTCAGCGTCTGCAGAATGGGAATTCTCTGTAGTCCCTTCCAATTTAACCAGACCTCCTGTAAAGCAAGCACAACCTGCTCCTGGCATGGATGCCCTACACAATCGGGGCCCTTGGCATGATGACCAGTTCTGCCTTCACCTTCTGTTTCACCGCATAATAAAGACAAATGACTTCCACTTCTCTCCAGATAAGGCAACTAACATAATGTGGATAAATGGGAAGTTAACTACatgaaacattttctgcttgttgggcaattatttttttcctcataagaTAACATGATAAATAAAACCTGCTTCTGTACAGATATTTCTCGTTTCAGAAACACATACTTGTTAAAGGCCAAGAGAAGAccctggggtttttgttttcataagaaatacagtaaaagaaaaaaaaaagtgataaagaCACAAATGCAGAGCTAACTACAGGCTTGTATATACATTTTTGTTATCCACCTCTAACATGGATTCTTGGTGAACGGGACAGACTGGTACTTCCCATTCCTGTTATTCCCAGGatagcaagggaaaaaaaaataaatcagtatcTTAAAACCAGTGGCAACATAGTAAAAACTGTACACTGTTGTCCATTAACTTAAAAAGCAAAGTCTCTAGATGGTATAAAAGTGAAAGCAGGTGCCTTCTACCTTTGATAATAAAAgtcttttcccctccccctaTGCTGCACAATTATCTCCATTGTCTTTGCATGGCCAAGAACAAAATGCTAAGGAGCAAGGCTGCTTGTGATAGGCCGCTTGTGGTGGCAGCAGAAGTGTTCACAGCCTTGTCGCTCTTGTTGGAGTTCCCGGTGACCTCGGTGGCGTTGAACTCGAACTCCGGGGAGCACTGCTGGAGCTCGCAGCCGCTGCCGCTCTCCTCCCCGCTGCTCTCCTCACCTGGGGAAACAAACACACCTGTGTGCtcctctgctggctgcacaacagcaggggaaaggaaagaCTGGGGCTGTTCTGGTGTTTATGAGAGGGAAGCCTGGGTCACCAGTTAATGTGATTTCTGTGTGCAATCATCACATCTGGCAATGGGGGCAGCCCAGAAAGTCAaccacatcctgggctgcaccaaaAGCACTCTGAGCAACAGGTCAAAGGAGAGGATTCACCCCCTTCACTCTCCTCATGAGACTTGCACCCAGCTCTGAGGcccccagcacagaaaggatCTGCTGGAGGGAATCCAGAGTACACTGAAGTACTCAGAGGCTGGAACACCTTTTGTGTGAGGACagactgagagagctgggattgttgcATTATGACGaggggtaatggttttaaactaaaagaaagGAGATTTAGATTTGATATAAGGAAGAAACAGTTTTATGCTGAGTGTGGTGAAACActgtggcacaggctgcccagagtaGTGGTAGGTTCCCCGTGTCTGGAAAGACTCAAGGTCAGGGTGGTTGTATGCAGTAGATGAAGTCCCAGCTCTTTGCAGGGgtgttggactagatgacctttaaaggttcCTCCTAAGCCAAGCTGTTCTGTGGCTTTGTGGGAACACCCCTCCTCACACAGGCTGGCGGAGGCTGGTTCCCACCCTCTTCACTAACACGCTTACCCACAGCTGAAGCTTAACCAGCTACCCGTGTTAGCATGAAATCcaattaaaagggaaaaaagaaaaagcaaaaggcaaacaACAGCAAACATACTTATGTCAATGAAGTCGACGTCGTTCCCACTGTAGGCATTCTTCAGCTTGTTGGTCATCACCCGCAGAGCCATGATTTGCCGGCGAATCACCATGTCTGGCTTGGTAATGTCGACTTCAACCTCTGGGTTATTCACTTGACTTGCTAAGCCATTTCCAGTCACTGCAAAGTCATACCTGAAAAGAAACAACTGCTGCTGGtaccagagctgcagctcagcagggtCCCCTGCTGAAGGATGGCACCATGGGAGCTCTGCAATGCCATTCCTGCTTTCAGTCTGGGTGATATTCTGAGCCCAGCAGCAACTTTCCACATGCTAAACCTCACACAGCCCCTCTTAGCCCATCTCCCTTCCCTGCAATCTCTGCAGCATGTGGAATGAAGCACTGTTTTCATTTACACTGTGCTACAAGAGCAGGGAAATGACAATTTTCTCCCCAgcttgaaaagaaaaggaagatctGGGGTTCATATTAATAATGGCTTTCAACAGCATAAATCAGCTCGCTGCAGGCTACAGAGCAATACAAGGTGCTGAGATGCCTTGATGCCAGTAAGATGACACTTTTGGGAACACAACCTTCCAGACCATAGTTATCCCACAGAAACCTATAGTAGCTGTTGTAGGCAAGAGAGTCATTCTGGCTTTGAGTAATGCACCTTAACCATCAAGCTGGGATGTTGAATGTGTGCTTCTCACCACACAGACGTGAGATGCAATTTCCCTAATGACCCCAGCAGGAGACACATCTGTGATGCTGAAGATGAGATCCTGTAGCCCCACACATCAGAGAAGGGGAGAGCCAAGATGCTCAGCTTCAGAAGGTGTACATGCTCAGGTCTGAACACATGTACAGCCTCCTGGTCTAAAAGAGAGACTgagcaacaaaacccaacagaatACATCTCCTGACACAGATGTTTGGAGTATCATCTTACACAGCAGCAAAAGGACACATTCCCCTTCCCTCCAACTAACTGCCTTGCTAGAAAGATCAgtttaacagaagaaaacattacTTTCCATAGTTATGATGCCAACATCAGTATCACAAGAGAGAAAAGCCTTTAGCACAGTCTATTGATCCTGGACACCAGGCAGTGAGATGCAAGCATACTCTGAAGAGCATGCTCAAATCCTGTCCTATGTATGGGAATGACAATGATGGTGATAATTGATGGTGACAGTTTTGTTATTATTTGTGATCAATTTTACATGTTTCAAAGAAGTCTAAGACCAAAGTGTGCAAGACTACCAAACTTCTACCTTATTGGAGTCATGgacaaaataataaagcaaattatCTGGCTCAACCCACATGGGATATCAAGTCTGCCCTGTCTCCTTGCCAAGTCTCCATCTCTCCCCTCAACATTGGTGCCCCTGCACACACTGGAGTATCTGCTATGAAAAGCCCCTAAAAGCTGCTGATAAACAAGATTTCAGGAGGCAGAGCCATTTCTTGTCACATACACCCAAAACATTGCCCTAGCAAAGCATGGCAGAGTTTTAAGGCACACATAAAACAATGCAAAAGTTATCAGGTCTAGCTTAGTGCTTTGCCCAAAACTATCAAGGGCAGAAACTGCTATTACTTAGAAAAACTGCTGGAAAACCCCAgacaatgcctttttttttttttttttaatagaacatCTTGGATTGTGATTATTTCCTCAgtaagcaaacagaaaaaaaaaaagagaaactttcatttccaaaataaaaagttgAACAGTTACATAAACCATATGACAGAAAAACTCTGGCTTACTCATGTGTTGGCAATTTcttccttaaaagaaaaaaaatgagtttcaaatttttttttccataaaaaatgTGAATGAAATCACTGGCCCCCTTGTGCCACTGGAGTGGCAGAAGGAGTGGAGAAGGTCTCCACCCTCCATCACCCCTGCCCTTGCTCAACAAAACCAGTTCCTGGTGGAAACATcaactggggacactggggcaaCACAGTCAGACAACACAAGCACCTCTGCTCTGTGGCTGGGATACAGGATTTTGTACAGATCATCTCCCCACTTCCACAAAGAGCTAGTAAGGGGCTTAGGTCCAAGGAGAGATGACCTATTATTTGGGTATCTACATTCTGTTCCCTCCTTTAAAAGCAAACCCCACATAGAGCTTGGATAACACTTTGGTGTTACATTCCAGCTCTCCCATCTATACAAACAAAAGGGGTAATGGCAGCAGCCTGTCTGGGGGCAAGCTGGGATCACTTCTGTAGGAGGAAAGGGCTCAGAAAGAGAGTGAGGACACAGGGAAAGTCTGGAGTGAGAGGGAAAGGGTTAACCAGGGGCAGCAGCATCACCAAACCTGCTCTTGGCGCTCCCATTCCAGCACTCATTCTCATTGACAGTGCCTACAGACATCTTTTCATCATTGCAAATGTTGCCAGGGAGAGATGACCAAAATTTTTTGGCTTGTTTCAGCTTCTCTTTCACATCAGTAACctattaaataagaaaaaaaggaacacaAGACATAATCCAGAATACCAAACGCTCAGTAGAAGTGAAGTTGGGAAGGTATTTTTTATCACAACAGACGTGTACAGGCCAGATCTTCAGGCTGTGAGTTTTGATGGttgatttacttttttaatacaaaatgaAACACTGCTCTTCAAACACATATTATTCATAAGCCAAGCTTTTAACACAGGCACTTCTCTGACACAGAAGGGCTGAGGTAATTAATGTCTGGAGCTATGGGCAGATTACACCCCTTAGAGAGTTTTAAGGCAGCCAAGGAATATTAAGGAAGCCTATCAATTAAAAATGGTAAATTACACACTGTGGTACCCGAGTGTGAAGCACCTGTGTGGCACCAGCAGGACCAGGCACTCACCAGTCGGTCCAAGCTCGTGCCAGCAGCTGTTGTTGGTCGCTCCTCTGGGTTGTAGGGTCTGAAACGAGCACTGAAACCACTTTCAGAGACAGAGCGAGCACTCCGGCCTTGGGCAAGTGTTTTTGGCTGGCCACATCCCTGGAAAACCTACGTGAGAGAAGGAAAGGATTCTATTAAATAAGAGGTCACAAGAGCCTCCCTTTTCCAGGCTCCAATGCAGCCCCTGCCCAAAGTATTACATTAGCTTTATATATACTTGAAAGGtcattcaagaaaaaaacatattgACAAGAATagggaaataaaacacattaaatagaaaaatccCAATGTGTCCTCTTGGCCCATTTACCTTCTGAGACACCTGCATGCTGTTCTCCTGCATGTTCATGATTGCATCTGAAATTTTCACATCAATGGGGTCCATGACAGACTCAATGTTGAAAGGTCCCTCTAGCCTCTCTGCTACCAGCAGCATCGAATctaacagagagagagaaaaacaaaggtttGTAATGGAGGAGAATCTaacacacagagagaaaaatgaaggtTTTAACCGGAGGAGCTTCAGGAATAAGAGTTAAGAAGGATAACAGTTTGAGCACACAGGCATTAACCACTGCAGCGTCACCTCTGACCAGCACACATCTCCAGGAAACATTTTGCTCAGTTCCCAGAGCCTACACCTTCACCAGGCACTTGGAGGCTGCCAGCACCAAACCACAGGCTCATGTACATCAAAAGCCATCACAGCCTGCCAACAGCAGCCTGTAATCAGCTCCTCCCATCAGAACAAGCATTACTAACACTCTCCTTTCCATGCTCGTTTATTAAAGGTTGCCTTGTGTCATTTGTTTTTCAAGACTGTTTTCAAAGCCATCAGCTTCCTCATGCTGGTCTTGAGCACAAGGCACCAACATGCAAGGGTCCAAGAGAATCCTTGATACCATCTTTCCCTTATGGATAGCTACAGGCTTTTTCCTGCCTGGGGAAGCCAAGGGATTGCAACTCCTAGCATTACATGGACCATTTGCACGAGGGAGGGAGTCTGTGTGAGAGCAGGGTGAATGCTGTGCACTCATGATGTATTTGGCACATCTCTGAGCAAGGGGAGATGCAAAGTCTCTCAGCCAACACTGTGTCACCCCTCCTGTGCTGACATGCACGTCCTCATCAAATGCACCATTAAACACAGCAGCTACTGGACCATCCACTACTTCCTCTGGGAAATTATTACTGGCATTAAGGCTTTCACCCTGCACTGCATTTAAGCCCTCTCTCTGGTTCTCCCCTACAAGGTGCCTTCAGGAATACACCTGGGACTAAGCTCTTGCCTCTTCTCACCCATCACAACCTTAATTTACAGTTTTCACTGTGGTCCCTCAACCCCAAAGCATTTGCTGGTCTCCTCTCCTGCATCACTTCATGATGCTCTGCCACAAACTCATCTTGTTCCAGTTGCATGTAATTCTTCAATTTTTCCTAGCATGAGTGATGAGGACAGAACAGCCCCTCTGGCCCCAAggagctcctccctgctcctaaGATATGCCTGGTCTCTTCCATTAACAAGAAATGGGTGTTTCACACTCAGTCTATTAATCTTTCTCATGACATTCATCCTCCTCCTAAGTGCACAAGGTACTTTGCACAAACAGAAAACTTCTGTGGGCTCTGGCTATCTGTTAAAGCCCTATACAGAAACTCTACATACTGAACAGTTTAGTAATAATTCTGCCTTAGTGCCCAAGTCCTGCTAAataaactactttaaaaaaaccacaaatgatgaaaaatatgCAACTAAGCTATTTGAGTATGTaaagttattattattattaataaaaataacaacaacaacaataataaccCAACACCATAACCCCCAATATGAACTGCAGATGCAGATCCACTTTTTACAGAAAACTGAATATTCTAAAGATGTACTGGGTGCTAGCTAAAGGACTATCATTCAGTTAACCCCCTCTCACTGGCTCAGCTCCACCAAGGTGTGGGTGTTTAGGGAGTgagc from Catharus ustulatus isolate bCatUst1 chromosome 14, bCatUst1.pri.v2, whole genome shotgun sequence encodes:
- the GPC4 gene encoding glypican-4 isoform X2; its protein translation is MEEKYSQQSKHDFRNAVVELSNHLQNMFSSRYKKFDEFFKELLENAEKSLNDMFVRTYGRLYMQNSELFKDLFVELKRYYVGGNVNLEEMLNEFWARLLERMFRLVNPQYHFTDEYLECVSKYTEQLKPFGDVPRKLKLQVTRAFVAARTFAQGLAVARDVISKVSAVNPTPQGTRALLKMMYCPHCRGLVSVKPCYNYCFNVMRGCLANQGDLDAEWNIFMDSMLLVAERLEGPFNIESVMDPIDVKISDAIMNMQENSMQVSQKVFQGCGQPKTLAQGRSARSVSESGFSARFRPYNPEERPTTAAGTSLDRLVTDVKEKLKQAKKFWSSLPGNICNDEKMSVGTVNENECWNGSAKSRYDFAVTGNGLASQVNNPEVEVDITKPDMVIRRQIMALRVMTNKLKNAYSGNDVDFIDISEESSGEESGSGCELQQCSPEFEFNATEVTGNSNKSDKAVNTSAATTSGLSQAALLLSILFLAMQRQWR